From the Thermosynechococcus sp. genome, the window CTTGTGGGGGGGAGTGATCCGCAGCGCAGCGATGGGGCCGAACGGCGGCGCATTGAAGGATTGGTGCAGGAGTATAACTTGGGCGATCGCGTCACCTTTGTGGGGCAAATTGACCACGAGCACTTGGCGGTTTACTACAGTGCTGCCAATGTCTGCGTGGTGCCCAGCTACTATGAACCCTTTGGCTTGGTGGCCATTGAAGCAATGGCCTGTGGGACGCCGGTGATTGCTTCTGCCGTTGGGGGTCTGCAATTCACGGTAATTCCCGGGGAAACAGGGTTACTGGTGCCGCCTCAGGATGCCACCGCCTTGGCCAATGCCATTCAACGCCTGTTGGCGGACCCAGCATGGGCGCGTACCCTTGGGGCCAACGGTCGCGAGCGGGTGCAGGCCCTCTTCAACTGGGAGGCGATCGCCCTTCAGATGGGGCAACTCTACCGTCAACTCTTTGCCGCCTCCCTCATGGGGAATTCCCCTCGCTTAGAGACGGTTAAAAACACCGCCTCGCTGACAACGGTGACCAAAGCGGCCTTAGCCTCCTAGGCATCTTAAATTGAGTCGCCGCAGCAGATCAAGCCGCACTCTCGTGTGGACAGATCACCCCTCTGCCCTCTACCTAGCCCCTGATTGCCCTCGTGCCGAACAATTTGTTAAATTCTAGGGGGTTGTTTATCGTTTTGTATCATTTCTGAAATTTGATGGTGCAGTGGCGATCGCTTTCTCCCCGATGGCCTGACGTTATTCTGGCGGCACTCATTCTAGGCCCTCTATTTGCTCCCTTTTTGGCGGCCAGCAATTTTCTTTTCTTGCCTAAAATTGCCCACATCATCTATACCATGGGCCATCATGTGTGTCCGCAACCGGAAATGGGGTTAATGCTGGCCTCCCCTTGGAAAATGGCCGTGTGTATGCGCTGCTACGGCACCCTTGTTGGAGTTCTCCTGACGCGCTGGTGGATTCAGGGGTCCACCACTGCCCGGGAGTGGTACTGGTTGCCGCAATATGGTCTGGGGGGCTTTTTAGTGGCGGTGGTGTTCATGCTGTTTTACCCCCTAGAGTGGGCACTACAACACTACGGCATTTGGGGCTATTCCAATTGGATTGTCTTTCCCTTTGGGGCGATCGCTGGACTGGGCTTGGGATTACTGATCATGCCTCTGCTCTACCCCAAACAGCACCCTGCCACCTCCGGCGGAGGAACAAACACCGAAATTTTGGTAGCCTCCGATACAAAAATTAACTAGGTCAACTTTCTACCATAGATTGTCGCTGCGGTGCGCCTAATACAGAAGGAGTAACCTATACATGGCAACGCCCCAAGAAATCTTAGATTTGATCAACAGCAAGTACGAGCTCATCGACTTGAAATTTATTGACATGCCCGGCACGTGGCAACACCTGACGGTTCACAAAAGCCAAATCAGTGAAAGCTCATTTACCGACGGTGTGCCCTTCGACGGTTCCAGTATTCGCGGTTGGAAAGCGATTAACGAATCCGACATGGTGATGGTGCCGGATCCGAATACAGCGTGGGAAGACCCCTTCATGAAAGAACCCACCCTGAGCATGATTTGCACCATCAAAGATCCGCGCACCGGCGAACTCTACGATCGCTGCCCGCGCTCCATTGCCACCCGTGCCGTTGAGTACTTAAAAGCAACCGGCATTGGCGATACGGCTTACTTTGGCCCCGAAGCCGAGTTCTTTGTTTTCGATGACGTTCGCTACGACCAAAATCAACGGTCTGGCTACTACTACGTTGACAGTATTGAAGGTCTTTGGAACACTGGCCGTGAAGAAGAAGGGGGCAACCTCGGCTACAAAATCCGTGGCAAAGAGGGTTACTTCCCCGTTGCGCCCACAGATACGCTGCAGGACTTGCGCACAGAAATGCTCTTGACGATGGCCAAGTGCGGTGTACCCATTGAAAAGCATCACCACGAAGTGGCTACGGCGGGGCAGTGCGAGTTGGGTTTCCGCTTTGGCACCCTCATTCAAGCTGCCGACTGGCTAATGACCTATAAGTACTGCGTCAAGAATGTTGCCCGCAAGCACGGTAAAGTGGCAACCTTTATGCCCAAGCCCGTCTTCAACGACAACGGCTCGGGGATGCATACCCACCAGTCGATTTGGAAAGATGGCCAGCCCCTGTTCTGGGGAGATGGCTACGCCAATTTGAGCCAAATTGCTCTCTGGTACATTGGTGGTATCCTCAAGCACGCTCCGGCGCTATTGGCTTTTACCAACCCGACAACGAACTCCTACAAACGACTGGTTCCCGGCTTTGAGGCCCCCGTGAACCTTGCCTATTCCCAAGGCAACCGCTCTGCTTCTGTGCGGATTCCCCTCACTGGTCCCAACCCCAAAGCGAAGCGCCTCGAGTTCCGTTGCCCCGATGCCACGAGTAATCCCTACCTTGCCTTTGCGGCGATGCTGTGTGCAGGTATTGATGGCATCAAGAATCAAATCGATCCGGGTAGCCCCTTGGATGTTGATATCTACGACCTCAGCCCCGAAGAATTGGCCAAGATTCCCTCAACCCCCGGTTCACTTATGGCGGCCCTGGAAAATCTGCAAAAGGATCACAGCTTCCTCACGGCGGGGGGTGTCTTTAGCGAAGACTTTATCCTCAACTGGATTCAGTACAAGCTGGACACAGAAGTCATTCCCATGTCACTGCGTCCTCACCCCTATGAATTTACTCTCTACTTTGATGCCTAGGCAAATTAGGCAAATAAGCTGCTAGAGTCTGGCAGTTAGCGACAACGCAGAGGCACCCATCAAGGGTTGCCTCTTTTATTTTTGCTACCGCTTCTGCGCTGGTAGAGGTTTTGGGTGGGCCCATGCTTGCCTAGGGCTGGAATTTCTGATAAGTTGAGATGTTACTAAAAATTAACATTCCCCCTCTTAAATATTGTTGATGGGGAAGGGTTCCCCCTAAGAATTAGGTTATAGGGTCCGATGCTACGCGCTGGAATTGTCGGCCTACCCAATGTGGGCAAATCAACACTGTTTAATGCCCTTGTGGCCAATGCTAAGGCCGAGGCAGCCAATTTCCCTTTCTGTACGATTGAACCCAATGTTGGTGTTGTCGCAGTCCCCGATGAGCGGCTGGAGGTCCTGGCAAAAATTTCCCAATCTGCTCAGATTGTGCCGACGCGGGTAGAGTTTGTGGACATCGCGGGCTTAGTAAAGGGAGCCAGCAAAGGAGAAGGACTGGGCAACCAGTTTTTGGCAAATATTCGCGAGGTGGATGCCATTGTCCACGTGGTGCGCTGCTTTGAGGACCCGGATATTGTCCATGTGGCAGGGCGGGTCAATCCGGTTGAGGATATTGCCGTGATTAACTTAGAACTTGCCCTGGCGGATTTAGCCCAGATAGAAAAGCGCATTGAACGCACCCGCAAGGCGGCGCGATCGCAAAAAGAAGCCCAGATTGAGCTGACGGCCCTTGAAAAGCTCCTGGGGGTACTCAATGAGGGACAGCCTGCCCGTCTGTGTCAACTGACAGAGGATGAAGAGGCGGCCATTCGCTTTCTCGGCTTGCTCACTCGTAAGCCTGTGATCTATGCCGCTAACGTGGCTGAGCAGGATTTGGCCACTGGCAATGACTGGACAGCAGCAGTTCAGGAGATGGCAAAGCAAGAGGGGGCGGAGGTGGTGATTGTCTCGGCTCAAGTGGAGGCCGAGCTCGTGGATTTGCCCGAGGCCGATCGCGCCGAGTATCTCGCCAGTCTTGGCGTGACGGAGGGGGGCCTGCGATCGCTCATTCGCTCAACCTATAAGCTGCTTGGCCTGCAAACTTTCTTTACCACAGGGCCTAAGGAAACCCGAGCGTGGACAATTCCAGCGGGTACCAAAGCGCCCCAAGCGGCCGGCGTCATTCACAGTGACTTTGAGCGGGGCTTTATTCGCGCCGAAACGGTAAGCTATGAGGATCTTGTGGCCTGTCAATCCATGACGGTGGCCAAGGAAAAAGGCCTAGTACGCAGTGAAGGCAAAGATTACGTTGTGCAGGAGGGGGATGTGATGCTCTTTCGCTTTAATGTTTAGCCGCCCCTAGTTAGAGGACCAGCCTATGGCAATATTCCCGCAATTGGATCAACCAAGGGGGGCACAATTAAGGCCATTGCCACCCCCACGGCTGCGATCGCACTGAGTAGCACTGCACCAGCGGCACAATCTTTAGCAATGCGGGCAAGTTCGTGATATTCCCGGCCAACGGTGAGATCTACTATCGCTTCAAGAGCCGTATTCAGCAACTCCAGCCCCATGACAATACCAATCGTCAGCAAAATCACTGCCACCTCAACGGGGGGAAGTTTTAACAAACCACTGAGGGCGATCGCGCTCAGGCCAACTGCGGTATGAATCCGAAAATTGCGCTGAGTTTGAAAGGTATAGACGACCCCTGCCCACGCGTAACGGAAACTATTCAGTAGGCAGGAGGCCACACGGTAGGAGCGCCCTCGCAGTGGGGTTGTCCCTGAGGCTTTCTCAGTGTAGGTGGCTAGAACTTTTTGTGTCATAACGTTATCCATCACACCAAATATTCACATCTAAGTGTTGACGTTGGCTTTCATACACCTTAAAGAAGAAATTTCAAGAAATTTGGTTGTTAACGCCTCCCATTTAAGCACATGGTTTTCAATTTCGTTCCTAGCCAACAGAGCATTTAAGGAACATTGGGGGTGTAAGCCCGACGGCTGCCAGGCACTCGGCCTGCTGAGCTAACATCCGTGCCAGTTGGGCCTCATCGGGATGATCCCAGCCTAGGAGGTGGAGAAGGCCATGGCAGGCTAGCCAGGTGATCTCTATAGAGAGAGTGTGCCCACTTTCTGTGGCTTGCTGACGGGCAGTATCGCCAGAAATAATGATGTCCCCAAGGTATTCAGGTTCCTCTAGGGGCAGCGGCAGGGCATCATCGCGGGTGGCAAAGGCAAGCACATCCGTGGGGGTGTTGCGATCGCGATACCGACAGTTAAGGGCTCGAATCTCGGCATCGGTTGTCAAACGCAGGGTCAGCTCATACTCTTTGCCTGCATTGGGCTCCACCATTGCCATCCATGTGTGAAACCACGCTGACCAAGGGAGTGCCGCCACTTCAGCGCTCAGGGAAGGATGGTGCAGTTCCAGATAGACGGTAACCGGCATTGTTTTTTCTTGGTTCTCACCAACTCCCTAACGGGTGAGGTAGGACAAGCCCACCAACAACGCCAACAGACCGATACTGGTGAGGGCAAAATGGATCAGGGATTTGCCTCTCTTACGCACCATGTTGCGCATGGCCAATTTGACATAACTGGGCTGCTCGGCAGGGGCAGACGTAGGTTCGGGGGACTTGCTCATGGGATTTTACTGCTATTGGCAATCTTCATGAATTTTAACAAGCAGGCTTGGCTTCAGTAGCGCGATCGCGGGCGATGATTGGCCACCGATTGTACCAGCCCTAAACCAACATAGGTGGCCAAGAGGGCAGAACGGCCATAGCTGAGGAACGGCAAGGGAATGCCCGTCACAGGAAACAGGTTAATGGTCATGCCGATATTGACCACCGCTTGGAACATCAACATGGCAAAGAGGCCAATGGCAAGGAGTGAGCCAAAATCATCCCGGGCACTATTGGCAATTTGCAATAGCCGCAGCCCAATGAACCAAAACAGTCCTAACACTAGCAAGCCGCCCCAAAAGCCTAATTCCTCACCGATGGCAGAAAAAATAAAGTCCGTGTGCTGCTCAGGGATAAACCCCAATTGTGTCTGCGTCCCATGAAATAGCCCTCGCCCCCACAGGCCACCGGCGCCGATGGCAATGCGGGATTGGATCAGGTGATAGCCCGCCCCCAGGGGATCTTTATCCGGATCTAAGAACATCAAGAGGCGGTCTTTTTGATAGTCCTTGAGAACACTCCACAGCAATTGCCCCAGCCCTGCCCCCGAAAGATTCAGAACAATGCCACCGATCGCCCCAATCCAACCAAGGGGCAGGGTTTGCCACGCCACTACCCCCATCCCCAATGTCCACAGGAACCACAGCACGAGATTGAGTTCATAGGGCAGCGGTAGGGCAAAGAGAATCGCGGCCACCAAAGGGGAGAGCATCAGCACAATCCAACCCAAACGGGCGTTGGCCCAGTAGAGCATCCCCAGGGTGATGGCAGCAAAGACCAGGGAAGTACCCAGATCGGGTTCCGACAAAATCAACCCTAGGGGCAAGGCCGTTGCCGCAAACACCCGTAGAATGCCGCTGAGGCCATTGGCAGGCACCCGCTGGAGGAGGGCAGCCTGGGTGAGGATGATCGAGATTTTGGCAAATTCAGAAGGCTGGAGGTTAAAGCCCGCAATGGGCAGCCAGCTCTGGGCGCCGTTAGCTTCAACGCCAAATAGGCTCACAGCCAGTAGGAGGAGACAACTGAGGCCATAGACCCACCAGTGGGCTGAGATAAAGACCGAGGTCGGCAGCCGTGCCAGTAGGAAAAGCAAAACTGTACCCACGCCCGCGATTGCCAGATGTTGGAAGCCATCCTTTTCGCCAATGTGCAGCTCAGCACTGTGAATGGCCACTGCCCCTAGCAGCGTAATCAACCATACTGCAATTAAAAGTAGCCAATCCATCCCCCGCCAAGGATAGAGCCAAGCAGACCAGCGGCGTTGCCATAGCCGAGTTGTCCAAAACATCGCCAGATATCCTTCGTTCGCACTAGGCTGGAACAGTGGTGGTTTGATTAAGACTCTCATTCTAGCTTGAGTGGAACTATGCTTCGGTGGCAACCGCATTGGTCAAGGCTTTATAGCCAGAGATAGGGCATACTGAGGGTGAAGCACGCGAAAAAAGCCACCCCTGCTGATATGAGCCTTCCTGCGCCGACTTTGGCTGAATTGCCCCTCCATCCCTATATTGATGGTTCAGGTCGTGTGGCCCCTGATCTCAAGGGAGCGATCGGTCTCTATGCCATTTTTGATGCTGCCGGCAGGGTGCAGTATATTGGCTATTCTCGGGATATACGACTGAGTTTGCTACAACACCTTGTGCGCTGTCCTCAGGGGTGTAGTGGCTACAAAGCGATCGCTATTGAGCGCCCCGATCGCCCGTGGCTAGAAACCATGAAACAGCAGTGGCTAGCGGAATTGGGAACTGTGCCCTTAGGCAACGAGCGCGATCGCCCCCAGTGGGAAAATGCCATTGATGTCAAGGAGCAAATGACCGAGGCCGAACGCACTGCATGGGCCAGTGCCGACTCACTCACTCAACCAAAACTGCTGAAACAGGTGGCGCGGCGAGTTGAAGCAGCGATTCTCGAACAGCTACGGCAGCGATCGCTACAGGAGCCGCTGGTCTTTAACGCCAAACTAAAGGAAAGTGGACGGCTGGATCTCAAATGACGACTTCTCCCCCTCTGACCTCTAGCCAAATCTGGCAGATCAATCAACTCCTGCGCCAAGCGGGGCAACGGGCACGGCAACTGGCACAGCAACCCTTTGATGTCATTGAAAAGGGACGCCAAGACTTTGCCACCAGTATTGATCGCTTCTTGGATCGGCTGCTGAGTCAGAAATTTCGTGCTTGGTTTCCTGAAGATGGCATCATCAGTGAGGAAAATGCCGACTCCCCAGCAGTTTTTCAGGAACCGAAAAATCGCTACTGGCTGATTGATCCCCTTGATGGTACCGATGATCTGATTCACCATCGCCAAGGCTATGCCCTAATGGTGGGTTTGCTAGAGCACTACAGTCCAGTGGCGGGTTGGATCTATGCCCCCAATCTGGACCATCTCTACTACGGCGGTAAAGACTGGGGACTCTTTCAAATGAGCAGCGGTGGGCCACCTGTCCCCCTATTACCCGTTTGTCCACCTTCCCCTAATGGCGACCATTGCCCGATGATGATTGGCTATCGCGACTACCGTACCTACGGCGATGCAATTCATCGGGTGTTGCCCCAAGTGGAATTTCGCTTTCTGGGCAGTTTTGGCCTCAAGGTGATTGAAGTAATTTTGGGACGGGCGGGACTCTACCTCTACTTAAATCAGCGGGTTAAGCTCTGGGATACCACCGCCCCCTTAGCTTTGGCAACAGCGGCAGGTTTGGTGTGCACCGACTTGCAGGGAAATCCCTTGCGTTTTGATGCCACAGGTTTACAGGAACAAACCCTGGCCCATCAGCAACCCATTCTCATTGGCTGGCCAGAGTATATCGCTGCTTTGCGATCGCCCTTGGTGGAAGCGATTACGGCAGTTCAACTGCCCTTTGGGTCTGCCTAGAATCCCTGAGAAATAGACTATCGTGGGGCTAGAGTTTGCTTGGAGGTATCCCAATGGGGCGCTGGCACAGTTGGTCATTGGTGGGAATGGCGATCGCCACCCTCCACATTGCTCAGCCTTTTCCGAGTCAAGCAGTAAGCGTTACAGAAGTTGCCCGCATCGCCAAAAAGATCACCGTGCTGATTGAAGGTGCCAACAGCCATGGCTCAGGCATCCTATTGCAGCGTCATGGCAATACTTACGTCATTCTCACCGCCTACCATGTGGTTGAAAAGGGCGGCCAGTACACTGTGAAAACGGTTGATGGTCAGCGCCATGCCATGCGACCCCGCTCAATTCGTCGCTTGCCCAGTGTTGATCTAGCCACACTAGAAATTGAAAGCAACCGTGATTACACCCTTGCCACACTGGGAAACTCTGGAGAAGCGGTGGAGGGTATGCCTGTTTTTGTAGCTGGTTTTCCTGCTCAGGAGGCCTCGGTGCTAGGTGGCATTTATCAATTTACAGAGGGACGGCTGACGGCCAATGCCTCACGTCCGATTCAAGATGGCTATGCCCTAGTCTATAGCAACCCCACGCTGCCAGGGATGAGTGGCGGGCCTGTCCTCGATGAAAATGGCCGTTTAATTGGGATTCATGGCAGTGCCGATATTGCTTCTACGCTTGTCCAGGAGGGCAATGGCTCTAGTACCGTCTTTGTTAAACGCGGCTTTAATCTCGGCATTCCCATTCATACCTACCTGAGTTTGGCAACACCGTCGCGGCCAACCACGGCTCTACCTGCTGTGACCCCCATGAAGGCAGCAGACTATTTCCTTGCCGCTGAGGCGTCCTTCCAGCGCCAAAATTTTGCCCCTGCCATTGAAAACTACAGCCAAGCAATCGCCCTCAATCCCAACTACAGTGAGGCCTATCTAGGACGGGCCGTAGCGCAAATTTTTGCCCTTGTGCCTAACCAAGACTTTAATCAGCTTGGTGAAGAACTGGGTACCAAGTACTTGAGCCGTCTCACCCAGGGCAACCCTATCCTCAAGGATGCCTTTCCTCCCAACCCACCCACCCCTTTGCTGGAGACATTTATGCGCAATATGGCTGAACGACCGGGCACAATCCAGCCGGACATTGCTAAGGCGATCGCCCTCAATCCCCAGTACACCGAAGCCTATGGCGTGAGTAGCTTTTTGAATTTGCTCCTGGGCAACTTTGGCAATGCCATTGCGGAGAGTGAGCGCGCCCTTGCCCTCAGACCCAACAACAGTGATCTGCAAATGATTCAGGCCTTGGCGCTGTTTCTCAGTGGGGATTTTCGCCGTAGTATCGCCGTATTTGATCGCCTCATTGCCGCCAATCCCAAGAGTACTGACTATCATTTGCTGCGGGGAGTTGCCGCTTTTATGATGGGGGACTATGCCCTCAGTCGCCCCAGTTGGACGACCTTGACCCAGCTTACCCCGCGGGATCCAATGCCCTTTGCTTTGCGGGGAGTGACATATCTTTTAGAAGAGAACTTCAAAGCCAGCCTACCTGATCTGCGGCAAGCAGCTGAACTCTATCGCCAGCAGGGGAATACGCAATCCTACAACCAAATGATGCAGGTGATTCACCAAATCGAGAACCGTTAGAAGGATCACCGGCGCTGCCACTGCTGCAAGAGCCACCGCCCCAAACGAATCAGCTGTTCTTCAATCCAGAGAAACAGGCGATCGCACCACAGCAGTAGCCGTTCAAACCAGTGGAGTTCATACCCAATGAGGGCAGCATCCACATCAAGAATCAACTGCTCTGGATTCGGATGGACACTGGTGGCCGCCGTCTCCGAGGGCGATGCAGGAGTGAATGGCGCCGAGGTGCTCCCTAAACTGAGCAGGGTCTCCACGGGAGAAAAGACTGGCAAAGCATCCGTAGCTGCCAATAGGGGTGAATTCGCGGTTGCTACCGCAGGAAGTTGGAATCCTCCTAGCCAGTAGGAGAGCTGAGTCAGCCAGTCTTGGAAGGGCAGCTTGAAGGGATGAAGATGGCGTTCAATCCAAGCGAGGGCTTGCGCCTGTTGAGCAGGGCTGAGGATGTACAGGATGGTGTTATCGGTGCCAATGAGCACCATCTGCTGTGTTTCTAAGAGAGTAGCAATCCCCTGTACCCGCACTTGGGAAAGCGTGTTCTTGCGACCAGAGGGGAGGCGCGATCGCAACCAGCGGACAGCAGCGGCCAAGGGAGACGCCGAGGGTAGGACTAAATCCCCTTCACGGGTACCTGTTAACTGCAGTTGCCCCAGAAAGGTTGCCACCAAACAGGACGGTGGGTTAGAGTCTGCTTTTAGGGATCGCTCCCACCAACCCCAGAACCAGTGATGTTGTCGCCGATACCACTGCCGAACATGCTGGTAGTACACTGCCAAGGCGTAGGCAATGTGTTGCTCAATTTGCTGCTGTTCTGTGGGGGTAAAGATTTTCAAGGGGCGAGCAGCCTCATCCACAAGCAAGAGGGATTTTGTGGGGCGATCGCAGGCAAGGTAAACAGGTGGCCG encodes:
- a CDS encoding DUF2085 domain-containing protein translates to MVQWRSLSPRWPDVILAALILGPLFAPFLAASNFLFLPKIAHIIYTMGHHVCPQPEMGLMLASPWKMAVCMRCYGTLVGVLLTRWWIQGSTTAREWYWLPQYGLGGFLVAVVFMLFYPLEWALQHYGIWGYSNWIVFPFGAIAGLGLGLLIMPLLYPKQHPATSGGGTNTEILVASDTKIN
- the glnA gene encoding type I glutamate--ammonia ligase, encoding MATPQEILDLINSKYELIDLKFIDMPGTWQHLTVHKSQISESSFTDGVPFDGSSIRGWKAINESDMVMVPDPNTAWEDPFMKEPTLSMICTIKDPRTGELYDRCPRSIATRAVEYLKATGIGDTAYFGPEAEFFVFDDVRYDQNQRSGYYYVDSIEGLWNTGREEEGGNLGYKIRGKEGYFPVAPTDTLQDLRTEMLLTMAKCGVPIEKHHHEVATAGQCELGFRFGTLIQAADWLMTYKYCVKNVARKHGKVATFMPKPVFNDNGSGMHTHQSIWKDGQPLFWGDGYANLSQIALWYIGGILKHAPALLAFTNPTTNSYKRLVPGFEAPVNLAYSQGNRSASVRIPLTGPNPKAKRLEFRCPDATSNPYLAFAAMLCAGIDGIKNQIDPGSPLDVDIYDLSPEELAKIPSTPGSLMAALENLQKDHSFLTAGGVFSEDFILNWIQYKLDTEVIPMSLRPHPYEFTLYFDA
- the ychF gene encoding redox-regulated ATPase YchF, with the translated sequence MLRAGIVGLPNVGKSTLFNALVANAKAEAANFPFCTIEPNVGVVAVPDERLEVLAKISQSAQIVPTRVEFVDIAGLVKGASKGEGLGNQFLANIREVDAIVHVVRCFEDPDIVHVAGRVNPVEDIAVINLELALADLAQIEKRIERTRKAARSQKEAQIELTALEKLLGVLNEGQPARLCQLTEDEEAAIRFLGLLTRKPVIYAANVAEQDLATGNDWTAAVQEMAKQEGAEVVIVSAQVEAELVDLPEADRAEYLASLGVTEGGLRSLIRSTYKLLGLQTFFTTGPKETRAWTIPAGTKAPQAAGVIHSDFERGFIRAETVSYEDLVACQSMTVAKEKGLVRSEGKDYVVQEGDVMLFRFNV
- a CDS encoding diacylglycerol kinase family protein, with protein sequence MTQKVLATYTEKASGTTPLRGRSYRVASCLLNSFRYAWAGVVYTFQTQRNFRIHTAVGLSAIALSGLLKLPPVEVAVILLTIGIVMGLELLNTALEAIVDLTVGREYHELARIAKDCAAGAVLLSAIAAVGVAMALIVPPLVDPIAGILP
- the ybeY gene encoding rRNA maturation RNase YbeY, translated to MPVTVYLELHHPSLSAEVAALPWSAWFHTWMAMVEPNAGKEYELTLRLTTDAEIRALNCRYRDRNTPTDVLAFATRDDALPLPLEEPEYLGDIIISGDTARQQATESGHTLSIEITWLACHGLLHLLGWDHPDEAQLARMLAQQAECLAAVGLTPPMFLKCSVG
- a CDS encoding DUF3285 domain-containing protein, with the translated sequence MSKSPEPTSAPAEQPSYVKLAMRNMVRKRGKSLIHFALTSIGLLALLVGLSYLTR
- the rodA gene encoding rod shape-determining protein RodA, producing the protein MFWTTRLWQRRWSAWLYPWRGMDWLLLIAVWLITLLGAVAIHSAELHIGEKDGFQHLAIAGVGTVLLFLLARLPTSVFISAHWWVYGLSCLLLLAVSLFGVEANGAQSWLPIAGFNLQPSEFAKISIILTQAALLQRVPANGLSGILRVFAATALPLGLILSEPDLGTSLVFAAITLGMLYWANARLGWIVLMLSPLVAAILFALPLPYELNLVLWFLWTLGMGVVAWQTLPLGWIGAIGGIVLNLSGAGLGQLLWSVLKDYQKDRLLMFLDPDKDPLGAGYHLIQSRIAIGAGGLWGRGLFHGTQTQLGFIPEQHTDFIFSAIGEELGFWGGLLVLGLFWFIGLRLLQIANSARDDFGSLLAIGLFAMLMFQAVVNIGMTINLFPVTGIPLPFLSYGRSALLATYVGLGLVQSVANHRPRSRY
- a CDS encoding GIY-YIG nuclease family protein, yielding MKHAKKATPADMSLPAPTLAELPLHPYIDGSGRVAPDLKGAIGLYAIFDAAGRVQYIGYSRDIRLSLLQHLVRCPQGCSGYKAIAIERPDRPWLETMKQQWLAELGTVPLGNERDRPQWENAIDVKEQMTEAERTAWASADSLTQPKLLKQVARRVEAAILEQLRQRSLQEPLVFNAKLKESGRLDLK
- a CDS encoding 3'(2'),5'-bisphosphate nucleotidase CysQ, encoding MTTSPPLTSSQIWQINQLLRQAGQRARQLAQQPFDVIEKGRQDFATSIDRFLDRLLSQKFRAWFPEDGIISEENADSPAVFQEPKNRYWLIDPLDGTDDLIHHRQGYALMVGLLEHYSPVAGWIYAPNLDHLYYGGKDWGLFQMSSGGPPVPLLPVCPPSPNGDHCPMMIGYRDYRTYGDAIHRVLPQVEFRFLGSFGLKVIEVILGRAGLYLYLNQRVKLWDTTAPLALATAAGLVCTDLQGNPLRFDATGLQEQTLAHQQPILIGWPEYIAALRSPLVEAITAVQLPFGSA
- a CDS encoding serine protease, producing MGRWHSWSLVGMAIATLHIAQPFPSQAVSVTEVARIAKKITVLIEGANSHGSGILLQRHGNTYVILTAYHVVEKGGQYTVKTVDGQRHAMRPRSIRRLPSVDLATLEIESNRDYTLATLGNSGEAVEGMPVFVAGFPAQEASVLGGIYQFTEGRLTANASRPIQDGYALVYSNPTLPGMSGGPVLDENGRLIGIHGSADIASTLVQEGNGSSTVFVKRGFNLGIPIHTYLSLATPSRPTTALPAVTPMKAADYFLAAEASFQRQNFAPAIENYSQAIALNPNYSEAYLGRAVAQIFALVPNQDFNQLGEELGTKYLSRLTQGNPILKDAFPPNPPTPLLETFMRNMAERPGTIQPDIAKAIALNPQYTEAYGVSSFLNLLLGNFGNAIAESERALALRPNNSDLQMIQALALFLSGDFRRSIAVFDRLIAANPKSTDYHLLRGVAAFMMGDYALSRPSWTTLTQLTPRDPMPFALRGVTYLLEENFKASLPDLRQAAELYRQQGNTQSYNQMMQVIHQIENR